ACGTCACAATTAATGTATATTGCTTTTCCGCCGGCAGTTTCTATCTCTTTAACTGTCTCAGAACCTGCCTGGTCATTTATATCAAGTACTGCTATTTTTGCTCCGAACTCTGCAAGGCGCAGGCATGTACCTCTGCCTATACCTGATGCGCCTCCTGATATCATTGCAACTTTTCCCTCAAGGGAAAGAAGTTTAAGTGCTGATTCTGAAATACCCGGCATATCTCCTCCGTAAATTTTAGTTTATTTTATAAAATATGACACTTGTTTTCCACACCTCAGAGGTCTCCGAGACCTCTGAGGTGTACTGACTGCAAACGATTGCGAAACTCTTTCCGTAAAGATAATAATGAAAATCTGTCTTTCAAAATTATTTTACAGAACCCGGAAAAATATGTCTGTTTAAATAATTTGTCAGTAATGTCCGAAGATGCCTTGTAGTATTTTTACCCTCATATATCCCGTGGGATCTGTTCGGATACACCATCACTGAGAACTGTTTGTTATTTTTAATAAGTTCATTTATCAGCATCTCTGTATTCTGATAGTGTACATTATCATCGCCTGTACCGTGTACAACAAGCAGGTCGCCTTTTAAATTCTTTGCAAAAGTAATGGGTGAACCCATTTTGTACTCTTCCGGATTTTGCTGAGGCAGGCCCATGTAACGCTCCTGATATATTGTATCATACAACTTTTGATTCGCTACAGGTGCCACAGCCATACCCGCTTTATAAAGTCCGGGATATCTGAACATCATGTTAAGAGTCATTGATCCGCCTCCGCTCCATCCCCATATACCAATCCTAGTAGAATCAACAAAACTCCAGCTCCTTACAATTCTGCACGCTGCAGCCTGATCCTTTGATGCAATAACGCCGACTCTTTTATAAATACACTTTCTCCAGCTTCGCCCTTTTGGTGCAGGAGTACCTCTGTTGTCAACAGATATAACAATATATCCCTGCTGTGTAAGCATCAGATACCACAGGTAACTTTTTCCTCCCCACCTGTTTAAAACAGTCTGTGCAGCAGGCTCTCCGTAAACATAAAAGAGCACAGGATATTTTTTTACAGGATTAAAATTATACGGTTTCATCATCCAGTAGTCAAGTTTTACGCCGTAATCCGTTTTAAGGCTGCTGAACTCAACTGTCCTGCGTTTTA
The window above is part of the bacterium genome. Proteins encoded here:
- a CDS encoding SDR family NAD(P)-dependent oxidoreductase; translation: MPGISESALKLLSLEGKVAMISGGASGIGRGTCLRLAEFGAKIAVLDINDQAGSETVKEIETAGGKAIYINCDV